A genomic window from Brevibacillus agri includes:
- the dnaG gene encoding DNA primase, translated as MTGPTSDEFVNQVRAAVDIVDVVGEYVQLRKSGRAFLGLCPFHSEKSPSFNVNAERQFFHCFGCGAGGDVFSFLMKLEQLTFPEALHKLAERAGIEMPKTQQVEESPEKRAKQAMQEAHQLVSKLYHYVLTETPYGVEAMKYLERRGVSMQTIAEFQIGFAPDSWDFVTQFLKKREFSQELMVEAGLLAKSDGGKVFDRFRGRIMFPIHDTQGNVIGFGGRLLDGSKPKSQPKYLNSPESLLFNKSATLFNLHRARPYIRKRKQALLFEGYVDVISAWQAGFPQGIATLGTALTEQQARMIRRNVDSVVLCYDGDAAGQEATSKAIHILQQAGLIVRVAPLPQGVDPDDYIRQYGAEAFSQQVLLQAMPITAFRLKHLRSQIVINDETDKARLIAKAVEIINELESPVERDMYLRQLADEYSLTLSDLKWEAKRVYKQQKSERQRDKVSPAWNNSINNGKVTLAKTLPPAYHTAERMLLYYMMRNQEIAARVQEECSAHFQVDEHDALAAYLYAYYAEGNPEDPGGFIHYVQDDLLKQLASGLAMMECKEDVSDLEIGDYIKQVNNYPKRAELERLREEQRSLHLQAAAADSEDARKQLEIQAALTGMKILELENALKEG; from the coding sequence ATGACAGGTCCCACTTCAGATGAATTTGTGAATCAAGTGCGTGCCGCTGTCGACATCGTAGACGTTGTAGGAGAGTACGTTCAACTGAGAAAAAGCGGTCGTGCCTTTCTCGGTCTATGTCCGTTTCACTCTGAAAAGAGCCCTTCCTTCAATGTGAATGCAGAGCGACAGTTTTTCCATTGCTTTGGCTGCGGGGCAGGTGGGGATGTCTTTTCCTTTTTAATGAAACTGGAGCAACTGACGTTCCCAGAGGCACTGCACAAATTGGCGGAGCGTGCCGGGATCGAGATGCCCAAGACACAGCAAGTAGAGGAATCTCCTGAAAAACGCGCCAAGCAAGCCATGCAGGAAGCGCATCAGCTTGTGTCAAAGCTGTACCACTACGTGCTGACGGAGACGCCATATGGCGTGGAGGCGATGAAGTACCTCGAACGGCGCGGAGTGTCTATGCAGACGATTGCCGAGTTTCAGATCGGCTTTGCGCCCGATTCCTGGGATTTTGTGACGCAGTTTTTAAAAAAGCGGGAGTTTTCCCAGGAGTTGATGGTGGAGGCCGGACTCTTGGCGAAAAGCGATGGAGGAAAAGTATTCGATCGCTTTCGGGGACGGATCATGTTCCCCATCCACGACACCCAGGGAAATGTCATCGGATTCGGCGGCCGCCTGTTGGACGGCTCAAAGCCGAAGTCTCAACCCAAGTATTTAAACAGCCCGGAAAGCCTTTTGTTTAACAAAAGCGCTACCCTGTTCAACCTTCACCGTGCCCGTCCATATATTAGAAAGAGGAAGCAGGCACTGTTGTTTGAAGGATATGTCGATGTCATCTCGGCATGGCAGGCGGGTTTTCCCCAAGGAATCGCCACGCTGGGCACCGCCCTGACGGAGCAGCAGGCCAGAATGATTCGGCGCAATGTCGATTCGGTTGTGCTTTGCTATGACGGAGACGCTGCCGGTCAGGAGGCGACAAGCAAGGCGATCCACATACTGCAGCAGGCTGGTCTCATCGTTCGGGTAGCTCCTTTGCCGCAGGGAGTCGACCCCGATGATTACATCCGCCAGTACGGAGCTGAAGCCTTTTCTCAGCAGGTTTTGCTGCAGGCGATGCCGATTACGGCTTTTCGCTTGAAACATTTACGCAGCCAGATCGTAATAAATGATGAGACGGACAAGGCCCGCTTGATTGCCAAGGCCGTTGAAATCATTAACGAGCTGGAAAGCCCGGTCGAACGGGATATGTATTTGCGGCAATTGGCGGATGAATACTCCCTGACGCTCAGCGATCTCAAGTGGGAGGCCAAGCGCGTTTACAAACAGCAAAAAAGTGAACGGCAAAGGGATAAAGTGTCGCCAGCATGGAATAATAGTATAAATAATGGCAAAGTTACGCTCGCGAAAACACTGCCGCCCGCTTACCATACGGCTGAGCGCATGCTGCTGTACTACATGATGCGGAATCAAGAAATAGCCGCCCGCGTCCAGGAGGAATGCAGCGCCCACTTTCAAGTGGACGAACACGACGCGCTGGCTGCCTACCTGTACGCCTACTACGCAGAGGGAAACCCGGAAGACCCTGGAGGGTTCATACATTACGTGCAAGACGATTTGTTAAAGCAATTAGCCTCGGGATTGGCCATGATGGAGTGCAAGGAAGACGTATCTGATTTAGAGATCGGTGACTACATCAAACAAGTGAATAACTACCCGAAGCGTGCCGAGTTGGAACGATTGCGCGAAGAGCAGCGGAGCTTACACCTCCAAGCGGCCGCAGCGGACAGCGAGGATGCGCGCAAACAACTGGAAATTCAAGCTGCCTTAACAGGGATGAAGATTCTTGAATTGGAAAATGCTTTAAAAGAAGGGTAG
- the rpoD gene encoding RNA polymerase sigma factor RpoD: MNKQNITSDMEAMSIEQVKEQLVELGKKRGVLSYKEITDRLAGFEQDSDQMDEFFEYLGDQGIEINNNENDDDDEVDEMIMKDEDNEEFDFDDLSVPPGIKINDPVRMYLKEIGRVPLLSAEEEIKLAQRIEQGDEEAKRRLAEANLRLVVSIAKRYVGRGMLFLDLIQEGNMGLIKAVEKFDYRKGYKFSTYATWWIRQAITRAIADQARTIRIPVHMVETINKLIRVSRQLLQELGREPMPEEIAEKMDLTPEKVREIMKIAQEPVSLETPIGEEDDSHLGDFIEDQDALEPSDAAAYELLKEQLEDVLDTLTDREENVLRLRFGLDDGRTRTLEEVGKVFGVTRERIRQIEAKALRKLRHPSRSKRLKDFLE; the protein is encoded by the coding sequence ATGAACAAGCAAAATATCACTTCTGACATGGAAGCAATGTCCATCGAACAAGTGAAGGAGCAGTTGGTCGAATTAGGCAAGAAACGCGGCGTTTTGTCGTACAAGGAAATTACGGATCGCCTGGCAGGTTTCGAGCAGGATTCGGATCAGATGGATGAGTTTTTCGAATACCTGGGCGATCAAGGTATCGAGATCAACAACAACGAGAACGACGACGACGATGAAGTCGACGAAATGATTATGAAGGACGAGGACAACGAAGAATTCGACTTTGACGATCTCTCCGTTCCGCCTGGAATTAAGATCAATGACCCTGTACGGATGTACTTGAAAGAAATTGGTCGTGTTCCTCTGCTCTCCGCTGAAGAGGAGATTAAATTGGCGCAGCGCATTGAACAGGGTGACGAGGAAGCGAAAAGAAGACTGGCTGAGGCCAACCTGCGACTGGTTGTTTCGATTGCCAAGCGCTATGTAGGCCGCGGCATGCTGTTCCTCGACCTGATTCAAGAAGGGAACATGGGTCTGATTAAAGCGGTGGAAAAGTTTGACTACCGCAAAGGCTACAAGTTCAGTACGTACGCGACATGGTGGATTCGCCAGGCCATTACCCGTGCAATTGCGGACCAGGCGCGGACCATTCGGATTCCGGTGCATATGGTGGAAACGATCAACAAGCTGATACGCGTTTCCAGGCAGCTTCTCCAGGAGCTAGGACGCGAGCCGATGCCAGAGGAAATCGCGGAAAAAATGGATTTGACCCCGGAAAAGGTTCGAGAAATCATGAAGATTGCTCAAGAGCCTGTTTCTTTGGAGACGCCAATCGGGGAAGAAGACGACTCTCACTTGGGCGATTTCATCGAGGACCAGGACGCGCTGGAGCCTTCGGATGCAGCGGCGTATGAGCTGTTGAAAGAGCAGCTCGAAGACGTTCTGGACACCTTGACTGATCGGGAAGAAAACGTTCTTCGCCTGCGTTTTGGCCTCGACGACGGTCGCACGCGCACGTTGGAAGAAGTTGGCAAAGTGTTCGGCGTAACGCGCGAGCGCATTCGTCAGATCGAAGCAAAAGCGCTGCGAAAACTTCGTCATCCAAGCCGAAGCAAACGCTTAAAAGATTTCCTGGAATAG